The window NNNNNNNNNNNNNNNNNNNNNNNNNNNNNNNNNNNNNNNNNNNNNNNNNNNNNNNNNNNNNNNNNNNNNNNNNNNNNNNNNNNATAGGCGAGAGTTGAGTCCAGGGTATCGCTTTGGTTCTCCTAATTATTCGCAGGAAGGAATTACATCACAGAATTCTCAAAGTTAGGTGTAAACAAGGCGCTATCTTCAACTTACACTACCTGTCGTTCCGGAAGAAAAGAGGATATTTGTCACAGAGTCGGCGCTTTGGTAAAAGGCTGGGTAATAATGCCTTCTGCAGAAAGTAACAGAAATCACACTTTGTGCATGTCACATCTTCTCAACCGACGATCACAAGTTCACGACTACTCAGAAGACTTTTGAAATTGGGATGATGTTATTTAAAAACTTCAAGGATAGCTAACAATAGCTTTTCTTGTCGACCTGCATACTCTTTTTGTGGAAATACTGGGCAATGCAAATGTTGGTGGATACCTTGGAACATGATCCACTTGTGAAAGAAAAAGCTTTCCATGACATGTCTTGCTCTCTCAACTTCACGTCCACGCTATCTCCAGCCACAGGAAGCACGATCGCTTTCACTGGATTAGCTTCCACAACTCGACTGCAAGGGTGGAGAAGAACACCCGCTGTTAGTTCGTTAACAGAATATCCGCATTCTAGTACTCTCTAGGGACTTGAACAGTAAAGTACGGGTAAATTTACACAAGAGAAGAACTTAatatcagagtaaagccaaataTGACAAGTGAGATGATATGACAGCTAAAACTCGTAAGGGAAAAGATGGAACGAGACTGTCAGACACGCTCGATCCGtttctcctccattttcatcttttttatgcAATGGGTTCATTGTCAAGAGAAAAGTCGCTACAAAGAAGGAATGAAGTGACCGATTTACCTATACAATGGAAACTTCCGGCCTCCTCTTTGTATAAAATCCTGAAACATATGAAGAATAATTTATAGTTCCTGTAGTATTGCAATTAACTCATAGAAGAAGCATGAAATCTCGTGCGAGCTgaaaattttatctgaagccTGCTTAAATAATACAGAAAAACTTGAACCAGCAACCACTTGAAGGAAATAAAACTTAATTTAGGTGATACATTGACAAGTGAAAGCAAGCTTTTGGCTTAAAGACTGATAAAGCAATAGGGTCACATATTATTACCAACAGAATATTAAAGAGATTCCCACGTTTAAGTCATGCATTTCTGTAATCAAATCTcctatataaatatcaatagGTGTAACTTTGTTGATAGGTGTAACTTTGTCATATGCTATAACCACTTCCCTCTGCTTCAGCTCTTGTTAAAGTTGACATCTCAGAACTCAGAAGTTCCAAGCAAAGTTACAGCATTTACAGACGGCTTGATAACTCACAAGAATGAGAGGTCACCTGAGTAAAGATTCCTTTTGCCTTGAAATGTGCAGACGGCTTGCAATTTCCTTGGGTGCGAAACTGTCAGCTATTGATACAACAACAAATCCGCCAAGTACTATTGCCAAATATATGATAACAGCATGGACCGTCATTGGCATGTCGATTGCAATCGTGTCTCCCTTTGAGAATGTCGCGTCCAGAGCATTTGCCACCAACCTGCTTGTATTTCTATTTCTGTTAGGAGCAGCAAAGTGAAAATGGACCGGCAAGTTTTACGAGTTTACAAAGAGCAATAGTTCAACTGAGGTCAGTGGTGCGAGGATAGTGGAGGCAATGTACTTGATTGGAAAAGTTTTCGAATCTAGTAATGTGGTTATTGCAGTCTCGTCATTGTCAAGCACAATGctaaaaaaagaacaggaaaatgatttgaaaagtaaGGAGAAACCAATGGAGCCGGcattttttgaagatttgaaaTTATGTCACTTTTCACATTGATTATGAATACAACTCCGAATAGGCACACAAAATTTGAAGATGCACCTCCAAGTGCTGAGCAAATTCATTTTACCAAAGTTCTCAGACAATGAAATTACATCATCGAGGCTGTGTGAGCACTCGCCTGAGTTTGATTGTCTGGGTAGAAGtgcaatgtgcttcaacaattGGCATTTTGGGACAGGCATTGATTCCAAAACCATGATTTGATTTCATCGTCTGAGAACTTAGATAAAAAAGGTAAGCGTGGCTTTTTGCAAACATCAACCTCTCACAGGAGCAAAATTATGCTAGCATCAGAGGAAGAAGAGCATACATTACTTGTTCTCGAAGCTCTTTTAGTGTCATACGGTTAACATTCATGTGATCATAGCCTTCATCTCTCCATACTAAGGCTATGCTGTCATCCCCTCTCCTCTGTTGCTGTGAGGGCAATAAACAGCATTCAGCTATATTGAATACCGCCCCCGGAAGCCACGTACCCCGGGGCTTTGATTTGTCACTGGTGTCGAGAATGCAGCTTGGGGGACAATGAAATGAAAGTGAGAGTTCATTAAGAGCTATCGACCAGTAGACCTGGAATCAGTTAAGAGAATCCGATAAACTATGAGCATAGAAAGTCGCTAGGAGCCATGGAAATTTCTCAGTGGAGAACAAATTAAGTGGGCTCTTTCCAGTACACAGAAACCGACTTACATCAGGATGCTCCACGGAGAATTTCTGAAAAAGGCTAAAGCTCGTTATGGGATCCTTGTATGATGACCCCAGAAGCTTTCTGCCATGCGATTCCATGAGGCGTCCCaagtttgtttgttttgattgGGACCTGTCAAGAAAGGAATACTGCATCGGTTTAGATTTGAACacaaaatgattaaattcaCAGACAATTCCGAGAGCCACGCATGAAAAGCTTTGTAGCAAAATATTCACCACAACCTCAGCCAATCATACATATTTTAACTCTGCAAATGGCACAAGTAAGTCATCTGGAAGGATTTgaacagaaaaaggaatcaGTCCTGATTCACAACGAGcaacattcatctatttcccCTAGACAGAAATGTTATAAATTAAGGCCAATCGCATCATTTACGCTCGCTACGTGCAAAATACGGACCATCGCCTTTTTCACCGGTGGTTCGATGAATTCACATTTGCCAACCAGGCCACCGACCCACTCCACGTAAACTCGCTGTCCCTTTTCCTTCTTATACATTCTCCTTGCCTCCTTAAGAGTGTGTCCAGGCTCATTCTACTTCTATCAACCAAGTAACCGCCATTCCAAGAAAATGCTTAAGCACCACCGAAAGCACATTTTCAGACACTATTTTTCAACATTGATCCTACATCGTCCATGCAAAGAACCcaacaaagacaaaaggaacaaaaagaatcCGCAAAATGGCTAACGGAATAATAAGAAACAGAGAACGGCGAAATGAGCTGCAAGAGAAGGCTTCTTACAGAGAAGGGAACCAGTAGAGAGGAGGGCCCCGAGCGGAGGCGTCCCAACCGGAGTACACCGAGTAGTACACCAGCTGATGCACCCGGTGCGGGTGCGACGGCTTCAACGCCTTGGCGCTCGCCAGCTCTCTCCACACCTCCCTCGGGTCGAGCTCAAGCCCCGGCGACGGCATCCTGGACTGCCAGGCTCGGGCCACCGACTCCCGGAGCTTCCGCTCGAGCTCAGCGGCGGCTTCCCTGGACAGGCCCGCCTCCACCAGGTCATCCAAGCCCACCTCGTTGATGCTCTTGGGATTGCCcatcttcctctccctctccctctctggGCAACGAGCGTCAGTCGCTTGACACTTCATTAGGAGGCGCCATTGAGTAGTAGGTGAGGGACGTGGGTTGACGATGGACCACGTGATTTGTCTTTGTTTTAAGTCAACAATTTCTTAAGGTGTCGTCTCATTCGTATGAAATTTAATTCTGGATGATTAGGTGATGAGAGAGTTAAGGTTGTCGAGTACCACAAGGCAGAGGTAGTTAGTTGGTTAGGACATGTTCTGTGGAGAACGTCGGGTGGCGATTTCTGAAATCGCCTCGTCATTAACCCTTAAACACCAACCCAAGCACAGCAGCTTTCTTTATAATTCGGAAAGAGACGTGTTACCATTCCCATTCAGACCAGAACAGCCCTTGGACATCGCCACGTTGGGTGTAGAGAGTTTCGGCTTGTGCTCGGTAACTAGCTTTTCCGCACTTTCAACAGGGTTCGCatactttttgccaattgagtggCGCTATCTAGACAAGCTGGCGTCAGATGGTTGGCCGACCGGCAATTACGTCGATTTGTAATTTTGAGTGAAATGCGACTGCGATGCAGGCTTTCGGCAACATGCATTAGTGGAATGATACCTACTTCGTAGCTAAAACCCAAAGGGGTTAGAGACCATTTCGAATGGCAACTTTAGCTAAACCTCACCTCAAATGTTTTGATCTCCTGATGTCTGTTGAGAGGACACTTGTCATATAAAGAACGAAAGCAAAATAGAAGAGCACGCTTCAGAACTATTATTACATTTAACAGCTTTTACTATCGAAAGAACGAAAGCAAAATAGAAGAGAACACTTCAGAACTATTATTATATTTAACAGCTTTTACTATTAATTTTACGCTTTATATTACCGCCTACCAAACATGTTAATTTTCCAGTTGGACATGTCGATAAGCAAAATTAAACTCTGGACGCGGAAATCTCCATCGCAAAAATGTCCTGAGAATAGATTAGAACGGTAAGTAGTTTAGCAATAAACTTTTGCAGCTCATGTGCTATAGCCGATTTGCTCGGAATGCCCATATGGTTCATCAACCGAAGCACATCCTCAAGATCATATTCAATAACATTCGATTGTCCTACCTCCTACATGCTAATCAATTTTACCTATCCAAATTCCTAGATCCGATCTGaccataaattaaattcctagGTCTGAAACAGTTGATTTTCTCATCAAGAAACACCCATAAATTTTACATAGTAGACAGTGACATCCCGGTGCACGTCAATTAAGTTCACTATTTCCATAATAACAGAGACACCTGAGGGCCAAATCCACCAACAATCAACAAAATTAAGTTCATCATGCAATCTCCATCAGATTGCGACATGAAAAAGACGTCTTACAATATTTAACACCAACAGTAGAGGAGTCTACATACATAATGACAACAAACCACAAAGGTGCAATAGAGAGATTATCAAACTCAGGGACAAAATATGAAAGAAAGTCCTGGAATCCTATCGGCTGGTTACTGACTAGAGTCCCATCTCCATTTGGCTCCCGGCATAGTCTTCAAGAGGAGGGCTTCGGCTTCGGCTCCCGCTTTTGCCTTGGGCCGGACTTTCACCGTGGCTTCGGGAACCATTGATAGGCGGGGATCGTAGTATGACCTCTCCCGACCGGGACGTGGGGAGTATGACTTCTCTCGGCCGTGCcttttctcttgaggcgaagCAGATCTgacccaaaagaaaatgcatcaCATCATACAACAAAAATACGCAAAAGCTTTGGAACTCGAAAATATCACTGCATaaaccaaaattttagaattttacagAGAGATGTATCAACTAAAATCTCTAGCAACTGGATGCAACCGGACAAAGATAATGAGATTCCCCAAAAACAATGATTACAACATAccaagaacaaattttttgCACAAGTTCGAAACCTCACCAAATGCTAATAAAATGCATACCGTCAGATATCGACTCAAAGTCATCAGGAGTTACTATATCCCAGCACACAACTTATGCCAAAAAAGTTCGCGCACGTGTTGAATGATCCAACATAGCCTAAGtaccagaaaaaaataataataaattgccATAGACCACATCTTGATGAGAACAAAACCATAATCACTAGATCCGGCTTGAGTCTACTGAGGTAATGATGTTTATAGGGAAGGTCCCATAGAAAAATAGCTTTATAACAGATGAAAGAGTTACGGACAAGCCCCGAAGAGCATTAGCCATTGCATGCCTTCTTATTTATTTGCCCTATTCAACAATCTatatggttttgttttttccccttccctAAATCAACTGAGGAAGGAAATAGAACCTACAGCAAGAAACAAGAAAGCAAAGCAGGCCACATACCTTGAGTACCTTCATTTCGCAGAGGGGAGTAATAATCACGACTACGGGACCAAGATCTTGCATGGCTAGGAGGTGGAGACTAGGAATATCCCACCGGAGACCGTCTTCGATCACTTCGCCTCGCCGCATAGAACCGGGAGAatcaaatccatttttttttaaagaaaaagtaatgcacactttttcttaaaaaaattaaaaaaattcaccaagACCAGACTCCACTAGGTTCCTgtatttaatttatcaattattAACCAGCGAGATGCGGACGGTGTTCGCCAAACCCGATTCTCTTCCACCTCACCCTATAACTTATTAACATAGGGATACAACCATTCATTCGTGACGATTGTGACGgcctgaattttcagaatttattttcaattaaataaatcaggcatttcattgacgcgccgaTAGTGTTATTCTCTAAACTGATTACTCACAAGATAACTGGACTATCTAGGGAAATAATTAagaaatctaaatgcaataaacttgagaaattcgactaggaatcgattgctcgactaTGTTGATCTGCAAGGGCCATTACGATACCGTCAAAAATCGATCAGAAATTGAAGATAtgtcgattcgattgagatatgtgattagtgcgtatgcgattccacctaattgcaaaattctcgtcaaatgacactagaccgatttttctgtcatttcagATCTCGGTATCGgtaattgaaaccttaagattttcacgataatcgagagtcgtcaatgtgtcagAGATATACTTTGTGACtcaagataaatcgatcacaaGTCAATTACACCAAAAATTCCCAAAAGTTATCCAATAGACtaagtcacactaaaagcgcgccggattgaaaataattgcgaatttgaacccgatttcaaaaattgaaagttctatggtgtcacgagctattttgggaacgtcgactcatcctccgaaatttttttagagatttcgagatttttacgaaaaatcagTTCAGATGTTGCGGAAAATCAGAggaaattcagatgggctaaattgatggaaattgagaCTTTTAAATCAGGCCTTCGAGTGTTAGTGACTTATAAAAGattgtttggaatttttcttcatcgaaatcggacctcaatttgggaaattgagtaaggaaattgaatttaatataGTGAAATTCGAATCTGGACATGAAGCTGAAAAATTGGGACTTCAATTGGGTTTATTTATGGAAAATCTATTCAAGAAAGAAAGGTGGGGACAAACAAATAAGGCAATGGCTAAGGATTGAGGATTGGCCCCTCCTTGGCTTCCTTTGCACGGTTCTTTCCTCTCCATGCGTCACTCTCCTCGACCCCTCTCCATTTGCGTTTGTTTTCATTCTCCTTGTCCGCTTGCTTcggttctctttttcctttgttttttcatcCACGAAACAACGCCCACACTCCACCCATCCAATTGCCCCGAATACCCCTCCTCTTTTTTGTTCACGTTTGGTCTtcgctttcattttgtttaccTCACAGAATCGAAGCTGCTACCCTTTTGAATCATCGCCGCCGAAGCCTCCACGTGTGTCCGTGTCTTCTCTCCTTCGCCCACACAAATCCAGTCAACCGAAGCTACTTCTCGTCCCCCAGCTCAGCCACGAATTCTGCAGCTCAACCCACCGAACAGCTTGGCTTCTTCGCCGTCCCTCACATCATCCTCCAGTTGCCAGCGATTCTGTCCCACCGAAGCCCATCTCTACCACGTTCCAGTCAAACGAAGCAGCGTTGGAGACACCAAAGTTGACCCGTCTCGTTGCTCCGTCTCCGCGTGGGCTTCTTCAACAACTTCCACGCTTCTTTGGCCCAATTGAGGCCATTTCAAGCCCACATTTGGCCAGAATCGGCCCACTTTCAGCAAAGTCCACGCAAGTCTTGTGGCCTAATAGCTGCGTTTGTCTTTAGTCCATCAAGCCCAGCGAATTTCAGTTTAGCTGAGCCCAAAAGTTCAGCAGTCCAGTCCAACTTTAAAGCCCAGCAAGTTGTCTTTTTCAGCAGTCCAAGCCTGCGAGGTCAGCCCGCTTCAAGCCCAGCCGTTTCAataacaaatctcaatttgggctgagatttgttgggcccgttttaggcccAGCCCGAGTATCCGCCGATGCCGCCAAAAATTCGGTTTCGCCGCCGTCGCACCGTCATCGCAGTGAACCAATTTCCACaattaaccggtgagtttatactctaaactcttcttagtaggctaatgatgttgaaggggtgtttagatttatttaattaggaattaagTGGTTAGTTACATTAAATTAGAAgttcaattatttaattgagcatgttaagTGGTTAACATAGTTTAGATAaggcctagataaattgcaCTATTTGtttagaagggttcgggaattttccgagtctgtattggtatttaatttaataagtttggcctaggttagtattttagaaattaaattaattaaattaattaatttttgaaattaattagttattaattatttttttcagaaattaggtCGGGATAGTCAATAAccaaaatttcgtgctgattgcaatagtgtggttaatttatgcaattgagtgttaaattgtgaaaattgagtgctgattggaaattttgtcaattattccaaaatttgtgaattttgatatttatccGAAAATctaggtgtcgggttttaaacaccgaaaatagttttatatactatatgaaccagtggaattttgaaaagaatgttatgaattttttgagTCTAATATGACCGTGTATTCACACATGACTATTTTCACtgagtgtttttaatacgaaaaaaATAGGCTAGGATCagtattttaattgagacatttgagtgcaatgcacgggtGCCCTAGGCCGAGATTGAATGGTCATGTGCTgattaagagaacccgtccccgaATTGTATTGAATGAACGTTACCCTATATGAGATATCCACTTAGTAGGATTTGGGTTGCAGTAAATTCTTGACCTATACTCCTTTAGGAAATTCGTCTCGCAGACGTAATCaagctcaatggggtgagaggATGCTTGGCTACGCCAGTAGACCGCCAAACTTTGAGTAGGCCGTGCCTTAGAGTGGGAGTAATTGCCAATTAGAACGCTTGTTGAGTGGAAgtgatgtgt of the Eucalyptus grandis isolate ANBG69807.140 chromosome 10, ASM1654582v1, whole genome shotgun sequence genome contains:
- the LOC120288983 gene encoding probable acyl-activating enzyme 18, peroxisomal; translated protein: MGNPKSINEVGLDDLVEAGLSREAAAELERKLRESVARAWQSRMPSPGLELDPREVWRELASAKALKPSHPHRVHQLVYYSVYSGWDASARGPPLYWFPSLSQSKQTNLGRLMESHGRKLLGSSYKDPITSFSLFQKFSVEHPDVYWSIALNELSLSFHCPPSCILDTSDKSKPRGTWLPGAVFNIAECCLLPSQQQRRGDDSIALVWRDEGYDHMNVNRMTLKELREQVMLVANALDATFSKGDTIAIDMPMTVHAVIIYLAIVLGGFVVVSIADSFAPKEIASRLHISRQKESLLRILYKEEAGSFHCIVELWKLIQ